The following nucleotide sequence is from Synechococcus sp. CBW1004.
GGTGCCACCGGTGGGCTTGGCGTTGCTGTCGCCGCTCCTAGGGAGAACTCCGGTGCGTCGCTCACCAGGCCAGCACCCACTGTGAGCCGCCCGGCCTGGCGCAGTGCCATGACCAGCCGGGCCTCCAAGGCACCGTTCATCAGCTCGTTCCTGGTCAAGGATGGGCAGCTGCATCAGTGCCTTCTCGCTTATGGCGGCATTCTGTTCTGGGTAAGGAAACTCTCACGCTCCTGTGGGAGCCCTCGGTCGTGAACGGTGGCCCTCCTCGCTGAAGTCCTGGTCGGACAACCCGGCCACATTCTGATTGTGGCTCTGGTCCTGCTGGCTGGCTGGTCCCTGCTGCGCTTCTCCGGGGCCATCAGCAGGCGATCGGCCCGGCCCCTGCTGTGGGCCTCCCTGGCCTGGGGGATGTATGCCGCCTGGGAGGCTCTGTTGCAGCTACGCACGCCTGAGGCCAACATCCGGGTGGATCTGCTGCTGATCTGGCCGCTGCTGGGCGCGCTCACGCTGTACGGGTTGATCAGGTGCGCGATCGCTGTCAGACGGTGAGCGGGGGGGCATGGGAATGGCCAAGCCCGGAATGGTGTGTTAAGACACGTTTCTGGGTCGCCCAGCGAGGCGATCCGATCCGAGTTCCGATTCCCTACTTCCCTGATGATCCGCAGCCTTCGTCAAACCTCCGCAGCCCTCGGCGCGGGCCTTCTTCTGGCGGGGCTTTCCGCCCCCTTCGCCCCAGCGGCCATGGCCGAAGTGCTGGTCAGGGCCCAGGGCCGTTGCAAGCTGATGAGCGGTGGCTACGAAGCCTTCAATGGACACTGCACCTTCAAGCACAAAAAGGCAGGCAACACCGATGCCTATGTCGTCAAGCTCGATGACGGAACGGATTTCAACTTCTCGGGCCCAGGCGTGCAGGCCCTGAGCGTGCAGACCTACGCCGGTGTCCGCAACGTGAAGCACAAGGCTCAGGCGGATCATGAGGTCTTCAGCTGGAACGATGGCGAAGCCCGCAGGCTCTCGGTGCGTCTCGACCAAGTCCAGAATCCCGATGTCCGCTTCGATGATGCACCCCAGAAGGCTGACGCCGGCTCCCTGTTGGGCGCGGCGGTGGGTGCCCTGATCGGCGGCCTGATCACAGGCAAGCCGGTCACCACCACGGAGCCTGCCCGTGAAGGTGCTCCGGTGTCCGATCTGCAATCGCTGGTGGGCGCCAGGGGGGGGCAGGCCGAAGGAACCCTGACATCGAAGGGCTACACCTACCGCGGTGGCACCAAGCTGGCCGACAGTTCCTTCACCTACTGGGAGCAGCCCTCCACGAACAACTGCGTGACGATTCGCACCACCGACGGCCGTTATCAGTCGATCACCTACACCAAGCGGAGCGACTGCAACTGAGCCATCAGCATGCTCAACCCCTGGGGCCATCCAGCCCCAGGTTTTTTTATGGGGCCTCGCCCTTCAGGCGCGCCTGATCACCCGCAGCACCACCAGAAGGATCACGGCGCCGAGCGTGGCCACCACGATGCTCCCCAGCACACCCCCTCCGACGGCACCACTCAGACCGCTGAAGAGCAGGCCACCGATCAGGGCCCCGATGATGCCGACAACCAGGTCACCGATCAGGCCGAAGCCACCGCCTTTGACCAGGACGCCAGCGAGCCAACCGGCAATGACCCCCACCAGCAGAAACCAGAGAACGTTCATGAGCTCTCATCCTTGTTCTTAAAGATCAACAAAAACGTAGACGCGAGAGCAAGCCAAGAGCCATGCAGGCTTAAGGAAGCTCTGATCAAGACCGGGAATTGAGCGCAAGCGTGTCTCATTCTCGCCAATGAGACACAAGTGGGGTATTTTGTCCTTGGCTACTCGCCAGGTGCTCCAATCCAGGGCCTGACTGGCTTATTTCTCGTGAGTTCCCCGATCATTTTTGACTGCTCACCCTCAAGATGGCACACTTATTCTGTCATTTACGCTGTAGAAGGACAACGTTCGCGCACCATCCAGAGATTGGCGAGGGCAAACAGCATCGTCAGCTTGAGGTTGTTCTTGCGGATGCCTCGGTAGAAGACCTTCCGAAATCCAAACTGGCACTTGATGATCCGAAATGGATGCTCCACCTTTGCCCTGACATGTGCTTTCGCCGCCTCCATCAGATCCAGCAGTCTTCCCTCTGGGGTGTCCGGTAGAACTCGGCGCTGTCCGGGCTTCATGGCGATGCGCATCTCTGCTTCGCAGTCCTTGAACGCCTCACGCTTTTCGATGCCGATGTGGCCAGAGTCGCCGTAGATCACGCGTTCCTCGCCATGGACGCGATCGGGTGCCGTGTTCAGCTCATGGACGTTGGCAGCCGTGCTCACCACGGAATGGACCAGACCCGAGGCTGCATCCACACCGATGTGGCACCGCATCCCAAAGAACCACTGGTTGCCTTTGGCCACCGAGTGCATTTCAGGATCCCGCTCGCCCGTCTTGTTCTTGGTTGAACTGGGAGCGTTGATGATTGTGGCATCGAGGATCGTACCCTCCTTAAGCATCACGCCCTTCTCCCGCAGGCTCTGGTTCACCGTCTCCAGGATCTGCTCTGCTATCCGATTCTCTTCCAGGAGGTGGCGGAAGTTCAGGATCGTCGTCTCGTCAGGGATCCGGTCCTCAACCATGTCGATCCCAGCAAAGCGGCGGAAGCAGGGGGTATCGATCAGCATCTCCTCCATCAAGGGATCGGAAAGCGTGAACCACTGCTGCAGCAGGTGGATGCGCAGCATCACCTCCAGCGGAAACGGTGGGCGCCCGCCCTTGGCAGAAGGCCTGTGGTACACAGGCGAAATCAAGGCCAGGAAAGGATCCCAGGGCACTGTGGCTTCCATCTCATCGAGGAAGCGCTGCCGGCGCGTTTTCTTCTTGGCGTAGGTCTGCTCGTAGTCCGTGAAACCCAACTGGAGGGGGCCGCCATCCGCTGCCAGTCTCATTATTGGAACTGTACTGATTCTATCGGATTTTTCAGGGGTTCCTTAAGTTCCTTACAGACTTGTTGCAAGTCCTGGGCATTCGCCAGATCAGAAAGAATGGGGGCACTCCGAACAAGCCCCTGGAGTGGTCAGGCCGCCGCAGCTCTCTGCTGCTCCAGTCACCGCTTGCCTGCCACTCAGGGGCAGCGTTCGGAAGTGGCTCGGTACTGATCCTTACCGGCGCTTGGCTGGCTTCCTCCACAACAGGCCGGCGATTCCGGTCCCAATACCGGCTCCGCCCAGGAGATAGCCGATTGGAATCAGGGCGAAAGCCTCCCTGAGCGTGCCATCGGCCTCTACCCGCGCCCCGATCAGTCGGTAGGCCACGGCGCAGACCACCGCGCCGGTGAGTAGCAGCAGCGCGAGGCGGATGAGCGGGCGTTTCATGGCCGCAGCTGCTCAAGCAGGGTCTGGGTGAGCGCCAGCTCACAGCGCGTCGTGAAGATGCCGTAGCCCGTCCCCTGGAAGCTCACCGACTTGGCGTAGGCGCACACCTTGCGGCGTTCGGCTCGGAAAGCACGCGCCTGCTCGTTTGGGTCGGCACTCGTCTTGTAGAAGCCGGTGAGGTTGTCGCGCCAGAGCGTCTGGAAGGTTTCGCTCGGCACTTGCCTGGCCTCGCTGGCCACCCGCACCAGGGCCTTCTCCAGCTCCCGATCCTTGGCTTGGAGGGCTTCCATCACGCAGCGGGTTTCGGCCACGGTGCTTTCTGATGGGGTGCAGACCTCCGCTGCTGGTGCCGGCAGTGACAGCAGCGGCCCCAACAGAATTCCAAGCAGCAGGGGAAGACACGGGCGCATGGCTGGCACATCCGGGAGGAGATTGATCATGCTTGCTCCTGCTCTTCCGAGTCGCCGCCTCTCCTCGCCATGACCAGATTGCTCTCCCGCCGTCTCCCCCTGCTGCTCACGGCCATCGCCGGCTGCCTTGTCAGCCACCCGGCTGCCGCATGGGCAGCCCCAGCAGGCAGCAACCTCTCGGTGCTGCTTCAGGCAGCGGGCGGCCAGCCCCTGGGCCTCTACGACGGTGTGCGCTTCGTGCGCATCAACGCCTCCGACGGCACCCGCATCACCGTCACGATCAACTGCGAGCAGGAGCTCTGGCGGGTGGCCCGCATTGAGCCCAGAACCGGCCGAGCGGACTTCCGCGACGATCGCTTCCAGAGTGCTGCCGGCATCGGCCGCAGCCGCTGGTGCACCACCCCCGTGCGCACGATGGAGTGAGTCTGGGCTCACTCCTCCAGCAGCTGCACCTGGTACACGGCCACATTGCTGTGGGCAAGCGAGCGCAGGATCTCAGGCACCATCTGCATCGGGGTGCAGAGCGTCAGCGAGCGGCGCCTGCCGGCGGCCATCTCCGCCAGGTGCTGGGGATCGATGCTGGTGGAGCGCTGCTGCGCTGCAGCCTCAAACACCTCCACCGCTGGGCTCGTCCCGGAACCCAGCACAAACAGCACCCGCCGGGGCGTCTCGCTGTAGTCGCGGCTGAGGGCCTCCAGGGCTGGGATGTCCGGGTGTGTCATGGCCTGATGTCGGTTGGGCCTTGAGCATGAAAATGGGACAGACCTAGCAACCCCTGATCCCCTGCCAGGTGGAACGACGCTCAGCAGCTTGCCGAGCGCACGGCTTTGCGCAGACGCCTCGACCAGCGGAAGGCTGCCGCCACGCCCAGGGACGGCAGCGGGCCGGGCACTTCCTGGGTCGACTGGACGGCGCCGATGTCGCGGCGACCAAAAGCGGTACGTGGATTGCCATACACGTCTGTGGTAATAACGCTTCCATCGATGGGATTGATAAGCTGATTCGCGCCCTCGGCATCGGCGATTGCACTGCGCAGGGGACTCCCCGGCAGAAGAGCGGCGCCATCGGGAAGATCGGCATAGAAGAGCCCACCAGCAGTGAGCTCGTAGGGAATCGAGCCCGTGAGCAGAGATGGCTGATTAAAGAGAAGCTTAAGATCCGCAGCGTCGGCATTTGGGGTGGGCTGCACATAGCTGTGAGCATCGGCCACCAGATCACCAGTGGGGTTCATATCAAACACCTCGGAGTAAGAATCAATGATCCCAGTAAGATCAGAATTGATTGTTGAAACCACACTTTGAAAAAGATTGATCGATCCTGCGTCGAATGCCTGAAGGGGAACGCCATTACAAGCATAATCGTCAGGGTTGCTTGAGCAAGTTGGGACATCGAGGGCAAGCAGGGCGTTCGCTTGCACCGTGGAAGCGATCAGGTTGGCCACTCCGCTGGAAAAGGCTTGGATGCGGGCAACTGCGCTGGGCGCAAAGTCTGGCACAAAAAGACTGTTGACGATATTCATAACAGCTCCCGATCCGGAAATCGAAAGCCCACCCGCACTCCCAGTAAAAATAGAGGAAACAATGTTTGCCGCACCGCCAATCCAGTTGACTCCACCAATGCTGCTCGACGTTCCCTTGATGATACTTTGCGTCATGTTAAGTGTGGCATTTCCGCCTGCAATGGCACCGACCCAGGCAAATTCTGCACCACCGATAAGATTCTCAAGCGGATTAATTCTATCCAGTACAACTTTATGAAGATTCAGCGTAGCACCGGTCCTGGCCTCGAAGACAGGCCTGCCGGCAAACCCATAAGGAACTGTATTCTTGGCGGCACTATTGATGACCGTCACCACAGAATCAGTGCCTGCGCTCAGGAAGCCATTAAGCCCATCAATGTTTAGATCTTTGACTCCAACGGAAACAGAAGGCCCAATCTCGGCGAAAGAAAAGGCTGGAGTCACCAATACGTCACCAGAAGTAGGCGTATAGGATGACAAAGTAAATTTATTATACTCAATCCCATTTGTACCAATAAATAATGGGTTACCAAGCAGGGTCACACCATTGCCGTTAATCTGCACAGACTCCGTGATCCTGCTGAGGAAGGAAGAAATAACCGGCGTGGCATTATCCACATAAATGGAGGAACCGGTTCTGAGCTGCAACTGGATGATGTCTGCTCCAGGGGTGGTATTGGACTGTTCAATCGCCCAGGCCAAGCTGTTCAGGGTGGTTGGATCACCCCACATCGATTCCGTAACCGTGAATACGGCCGCAGAGGCGGGAAGGCAGAAGCTTGCTGGAAGGCTGCCGACCAGAAGGCATTGCCTGAAAAACTTGTTCACTTCGTCTTGATCCAGCCAGAAGGATCGCAGAAGCTAACACATCACATCACATCACATCATGGCAAGCATCGTTTGTCACAGGTCGCATGAAACAACGCAAGCAATTTGTGCTGTGGTAGTGGCAGCAACGGTTTTCTTCCATCCGGCATGGCCGGGTTTGTCTTGACCTGATACCTGTTGGGGCGATTATGCAAGGGTGCGGACCTCGATCGGCAGCATGGGGAGGAGCAGGAAGTAGTCGGCCCGTCAGCCTGGATAATCGAGAGGCTTTTCCCTCACCCTCATGCTCCACCGCCGCTTCCTCGCCATCGCTGCTGTCAGCGCGAGTGTCATCGCCGGGGCCTCCCTGGTGCGTCCTGCCACGGCCGCCCAGACGCTGGACTGCTGGATGAACGACAGCAAGCAGACCTGTCAGGTGAAGCCCTGGGGCAACGGGGGATTTGAGATCAGCTTCAGCGGCAGTGCCATCTATCGCTTCGTGCCGGCCGGACCCCCCACCACCGACAACCGCCGCATGCGTGATGAACAGGGCCGCATCTGGCTGATGAGCGGCCACCACAGCTTCACGCTCAGCGAGCAGAACGGCGATGGCAACCGAATTGCCGTCTCCAACGTCAAGAGTCGACCCGCAGCGGCCGTGGACCACCAGGCCCACAGCAAGGTGAAACTCAGCGGCCATGGTCAGCCCACGGTGACCCTCTACGCCAAGCCCAACTACGGCGCCGCGATCGCGGGGATGGGGGTGTCGGGGGAAACGCTCGACAAGCTGGCGTGCACCTCTAACAGCCAGGGCACCTGGTGCCGGGTGGGCTACCCCGGCCAGAGCGGCCGGGTGCTGTGGGTGAACCGGGATTCGCTGATCTTCCTGGGGGATGGGGAGTAGGCCGTCGCGCCTGCGCCTACTTTGGGACTCCTGAAAAAGATTCTCGGCCCATCGGCGCCGAATTCGTCCGTTTGCTTCGCGTTAATCAGGCCGGCAAGCGCCGTGACATCAAGTGGGCCAGATCTCAAAAGTCTGGCTTGCAGATGACCGCAGGAGCTCTGATCGCTGACCAGGCCATAAGAAAGCTGTAGATCCACCCAAAAAGAAGGGCAAAAAAGAGGCGCAGCAGCCTCAAGACCTTTTCCGCGCACATCACGACAAAGGCCATTGAGATGGAG
It contains:
- a CDS encoding GlsB/YeaQ/YmgE family stress response membrane protein, whose translation is MNVLWFLLVGVIAGWLAGVLVKGGGFGLIGDLVVGIIGALIGGLLFSGLSGAVGGGVLGSIVVATLGAVILLVVLRVIRRA
- a CDS encoding IS5 family transposase, with product MRLAADGGPLQLGFTDYEQTYAKKKTRRQRFLDEMEATVPWDPFLALISPVYHRPSAKGGRPPFPLEVMLRIHLLQQWFTLSDPLMEEMLIDTPCFRRFAGIDMVEDRIPDETTILNFRHLLEENRIAEQILETVNQSLREKGVMLKEGTILDATIINAPSSTKNKTGERDPEMHSVAKGNQWFFGMRCHIGVDAASGLVHSVVSTAANVHELNTAPDRVHGEERVIYGDSGHIGIEKREAFKDCEAEMRIAMKPGQRRVLPDTPEGRLLDLMEAAKAHVRAKVEHPFRIIKCQFGFRKVFYRGIRKNNLKLTMLFALANLWMVRERCPSTA
- a CDS encoding DUF3955 domain-containing protein; amino-acid sequence: MKRPLIRLALLLLTGAVVCAVAYRLIGARVEADGTLREAFALIPIGYLLGGAGIGTGIAGLLWRKPAKRR
- a CDS encoding lysozyme inhibitor LprI family protein, with the protein product MRPCLPLLLGILLGPLLSLPAPAAEVCTPSESTVAETRCVMEALQAKDRELEKALVRVASEARQVPSETFQTLWRDNLTGFYKTSADPNEQARAFRAERRKVCAYAKSVSFQGTGYGIFTTRCELALTQTLLEQLRP